One Rhodospirillales bacterium DNA segment encodes these proteins:
- the ccoO gene encoding cytochrome-c oxidase, cbb3-type subunit II, with the protein MQLSHAPFEKNVFLLIVGVLITVSIGGLVQLVPLFTMEQTIEKAEGMRPYSPLELAGRNIYVREGCYLCHSQMIRPFRDEAERYGHYSLAAESMYDHPFQWGSKRTGPDLARVGGKYSNDWHVAHLTDPRSVVPESVMPTYGFLAHKELKFDDVAEHMKTLRIVGVPYTDEEIADAKKDLAAQANGESGDTDGLLKRYPKAVVGDFDGDPSRVTEMDAVVAYLQMLGTLVDFKDYHPETDFR; encoded by the coding sequence ATGCAGCTCAGTCATGCGCCCTTCGAGAAAAACGTCTTTCTGCTGATCGTCGGCGTGCTGATCACCGTGTCGATTGGCGGCCTCGTCCAGCTCGTACCGCTGTTCACCATGGAGCAGACCATCGAAAAGGCGGAGGGGATGCGGCCCTATTCGCCACTCGAACTCGCTGGCCGCAACATCTACGTGCGCGAGGGCTGTTACCTGTGCCACAGCCAGATGATCCGGCCGTTCCGTGACGAGGCGGAGCGCTACGGCCACTACAGCCTCGCCGCGGAAAGCATGTATGACCATCCGTTCCAGTGGGGTTCCAAGCGCACCGGGCCCGATCTCGCCCGTGTCGGCGGGAAGTATTCGAACGACTGGCACGTCGCGCATCTCACCGACCCGCGCAGCGTCGTGCCGGAATCGGTCATGCCCACGTACGGCTTCCTTGCCCACAAGGAGCTGAAATTCGACGACGTCGCCGAGCATATGAAGACCCTGCGTATTGTCGGCGTGCCCTACACCGACGAGGAAATCGCGGACGCCAAAAAGGATCTCGCAGCACAAGCCAATGGCGAGAGCGGTGATACCGACGGGTTGCTGAAGCGCTACCCGAAAGCGGTCGTCGGCGATTTCGATGGAGATCCGTCGCGGGTGACCGAAATGGACGCCGTTGTCGCCTACCTCCAGATGCTGGGCACCCTCGTCGACTTCAAGGACTATCATCCTGAAACTGATTTCCGCTAA
- a CDS encoding cbb3-type cytochrome c oxidase subunit 3, with translation MRTLGSLWLVWLLILFAAIIWWAYRPKNKKRFEDDAQIPFKDENGG, from the coding sequence ATGCGAACCCTCGGGTCGCTGTGGTTGGTCTGGCTGTTGATACTGTTCGCCGCCATCATCTGGTGGGCCTATCGACCGAAGAACAAAAAGCGATTCGAAGACGATGCTCAAATCCCGTTCAAAGATGAGAACGGAGGATAA
- the ccoP gene encoding cytochrome-c oxidase, cbb3-type subunit III, which translates to MANKDVDALTGIETTGHEWDGIKELNNPLPKWWLYVFYVCIAYAMVYSVFYPSWPWFHGYVKGVLGYSTRAEFKQGMAAFEQSRSVWVDKIAAASLQQINDDPQLLEIATAGGKVIFGNNCAPCHGTGATGRPGGYPALVDDDWLWGGTLDDIDTTITHGIRNTTDSNARFSQMPAFGADGILTSAQIAAVADHVLAISGQGPDNAEGAAVFADNCVACHGELGTGDQSVGAPNLTDRIWLYGNTKQAIINQVTKPHQGVMPSWQGRLSDVEIKQAAVYVHSLGGGQ; encoded by the coding sequence ATGGCAAATAAAGACGTCGATGCCTTGACGGGAATTGAAACGACCGGCCACGAATGGGACGGTATCAAAGAGCTTAACAATCCACTACCGAAGTGGTGGTTGTACGTATTCTACGTCTGTATTGCCTATGCTATGGTGTACAGCGTTTTTTATCCCTCCTGGCCCTGGTTCCACGGTTACGTCAAGGGGGTTCTCGGCTACTCGACGCGTGCCGAATTCAAGCAGGGGATGGCTGCATTCGAGCAGAGCCGGTCGGTCTGGGTCGACAAGATCGCGGCCGCCTCGCTGCAGCAGATCAATGATGATCCGCAGCTGCTGGAGATCGCCACGGCCGGTGGCAAGGTAATCTTCGGCAACAACTGCGCACCATGTCACGGCACGGGAGCGACGGGCCGTCCCGGTGGCTATCCCGCGCTGGTCGACGACGACTGGCTGTGGGGCGGAACGCTCGACGACATCGATACGACGATCACCCACGGCATCCGCAATACGACGGACTCCAATGCGCGCTTCTCGCAGATGCCGGCGTTTGGAGCAGACGGAATTCTCACTTCGGCGCAGATTGCCGCCGTCGCCGATCACGTGTTGGCGATTTCCGGACAGGGTCCTGATAACGCCGAGGGCGCGGCCGTCTTCGCCGATAACTGCGTTGCCTGCCATGGCGAACTCGGCACCGGCGATCAGTCCGTCGGCGCACCTAACCTCACCGACCGCATCTGGCTCTACGGCAATACCAAGCAAGCGATCATCAACCAGGTCACTAAGCCACACCAGGGCGTCATGCCATCGTGGCAGGGCCGCCTGTCCGATGTCGAGATCAAGCAGGCAGCCGTCTATGTGCACTCGTTGGGAGGTGGGCAATAA
- the ccoG gene encoding cytochrome c oxidase accessory protein CcoG, which yields MDESLRAAASESSKAAPLFADRVRVYSRSVRGYWRRVKWWVVGVLLGIYYIVPWIRWDRGPGAPDQAVLIDMPGRRAYFFWIEIWPQEVYYLTGLLILGAVGLFLMTAWAGRVWCGFTCPQTVWTDLFMWVERKIEGDRNARMRLDKGPLTSEKVFKKIAKHGAWLLIAVATGGAWIMYFNDAPTLVHDVFTGEAGSGTYGFIALFTGTTYLLAGWAREQVCIYMCPWPRFQGAMFDEDSLIVTYEEWRGEPRGGARKDQSFEGRGHCVDCGMCWQVCPTGVDIRQGQQMACIGCGLCIDACNSIMPRYGLPGELITYDSINNQIARSKGEKTRIRLIRPRTIAYLVVICIVAGIMTFALTTRSRLDVNIIQDRQPLFVRLSDGSIRNGYTFKILNMRREQKQYLLATDGLVGGEISVLGKHAEAGPYVELKVAPDDIGTFRLFVKSPPESLTGKSTDFTFYLIDLDTRESIAHPAIFNGPAGPQPGNSPSFFTGAGS from the coding sequence ATGGATGAGAGTCTCCGCGCAGCGGCGAGCGAGTCGTCGAAAGCGGCACCGCTCTTCGCCGATCGTGTCCGTGTTTACTCCCGCTCGGTGCGGGGCTACTGGCGCCGGGTCAAGTGGTGGGTGGTTGGAGTCCTGCTCGGCATCTACTACATCGTCCCCTGGATCCGCTGGGATCGCGGGCCGGGTGCTCCTGACCAGGCGGTGCTGATCGACATGCCCGGCCGGCGCGCGTATTTCTTCTGGATCGAGATCTGGCCCCAGGAAGTCTATTACCTCACCGGCCTGCTGATCCTGGGTGCCGTCGGGCTGTTCCTGATGACGGCGTGGGCGGGGCGGGTGTGGTGCGGCTTTACCTGCCCGCAGACGGTGTGGACCGATCTGTTCATGTGGGTGGAGCGCAAGATCGAAGGCGACCGCAACGCCCGCATGCGCCTCGACAAGGGGCCACTTACCTCCGAGAAGGTGTTCAAGAAGATCGCCAAGCACGGCGCCTGGCTCCTCATCGCGGTGGCGACGGGCGGCGCGTGGATCATGTATTTCAACGACGCGCCAACCCTCGTTCACGACGTCTTCACCGGAGAAGCGGGCAGCGGAACCTATGGGTTCATCGCCCTGTTCACCGGTACCACCTACCTGCTTGCCGGCTGGGCGCGCGAGCAGGTGTGCATCTATATGTGTCCGTGGCCGCGCTTCCAGGGCGCGATGTTCGACGAGGACTCGCTCATCGTCACCTATGAGGAATGGCGGGGCGAGCCGCGCGGCGGCGCGCGCAAGGACCAGTCGTTCGAGGGCCGCGGTCATTGTGTTGATTGCGGCATGTGCTGGCAGGTCTGCCCAACCGGCGTCGACATCCGCCAGGGCCAGCAGATGGCGTGTATCGGCTGCGGGCTGTGCATCGACGCGTGCAATTCGATCATGCCGCGCTACGGCCTCCCCGGCGAGCTGATCACCTACGATTCGATCAACAACCAGATCGCCCGCTCGAAGGGCGAGAAGACCCGGATCCGCCTGATCCGGCCGCGCACCATCGCATACCTCGTGGTGATCTGTATCGTCGCCGGGATCATGACCTTTGCGTTGACGACACGCTCGCGGCTCGACGTCAACATCATCCAGGATCGCCAGCCACTGTTCGTTCGCCTGTCCGACGGCTCGATCCGCAATGGCTATACGTTCAAGATCCTCAACATGCGGCGCGAGCAAAAGCAGTATCTGCTGGCGACCGACGGCTTGGTCGGGGGCGAAATCAGTGTGCTTGGCAAGCATGCCGAGGCGGGGCCATACGTCGAACTGAAGGTCGCGCCCGATGACATCGGCACTTTCCGGCTTTTCGTCAAGTCGCCGCCCGAGAGCCTGACCGGCAAGAGCACCGATTTCACATTTTATCTGATCGACCTCGATACGCGCGAATCGATCGCCCATCCAGCGATCTTCAATGGACCGGCCGGGCCGCAACCTGGCAATTCGCCATCGTTTTTCACTGGCGCGGGGAGCTGA
- a CDS encoding FixH family protein produces MARARVPGWWYPWIFVGGLVIVIAVNAVMMTLAIGTFPGLETEDAYRKGIEYNQTIAAARAQDARGWHLDLHFTPSPEAGVHGGDVSIAFVDRDGQALRELEVKVDFVRPLGEGSMIPCRSTSAAAAFTVPGLSRRCRASGMRASWLGVAMKPFRRRGGSSFRDCRIAAASCRFRRR; encoded by the coding sequence ATGGCTCGCGCGCGCGTTCCTGGCTGGTGGTATCCGTGGATCTTCGTCGGCGGGCTCGTGATCGTCATCGCCGTCAACGCGGTGATGATGACGCTGGCGATTGGCACCTTTCCCGGTCTCGAAACCGAGGACGCCTATCGCAAGGGGATTGAGTACAACCAGACCATCGCCGCCGCTCGGGCGCAGGACGCCCGAGGATGGCACCTCGATCTCCACTTTACTCCGTCACCTGAGGCCGGCGTTCACGGTGGTGACGTGAGCATTGCCTTCGTCGACCGGGACGGGCAGGCACTGCGTGAACTCGAGGTCAAGGTCGACTTCGTCCGGCCGCTCGGCGAGGGATCGATGATCCCCTGCCGTTCGACGAGCGCGGCGGCGGCGTTTACGGTGCCCGGTTTATCGCGCCGCTGCCGGGCCAGTGGGATGCGCGCATCTTGGCTCGGCGTGGCAATGAAACCTTTCAGGCGACGCGGCGGATCGTCATTCCGTGATTGCCGCATTGCGGCGGCGTCTTGCCGATTCCGCCGACGGTGA
- a CDS encoding heavy metal translocating P-type ATPase metal-binding domain-containing protein, with protein sequence MAVSAGCAAGAAPAGAGAHVEETLCRHCGAAVLPGTPFCCSGCEAAYAIVRGLGLEAYYRRRTIDPTQRPLRPEIDAPPVVYDAFVDETGAGVASITLIVEGLHCAACVWLIESVLTRQPGIVDARINMTTRRMRVRWRVGETTPEQFVGAVERLGYRLVPWDPACLAQSGEREEKTLLRALAVAGFATGNVMLLSVSIWAGASEGMGPATRTFLHWMSALVALPAIAYAGRPFFTAAWAALRARGVTMDVPISLGVLLAAAMSLHETAVGAEHAYFDAAVSLLFFLLIGRYLDRRARGRARSAATHLLSLAASAVTILEEDGARRVLPPARVRPGMRVLVAAGERIAVDGHVIAGESTLDTSLIDGESMPKPVGPGAQVFAGTLNQAAPLTLAVVAVGESTLLSAIAREVEVAEQQRGRYIVLADRIARLYAPVVHAAAAATFLLWWGGLGAAWQAALMNAIAVLIITCPCALGLAVPAVQVVASGRLLRAGILLKSPTALERLAEVDQVVFDKTGTLTEGRPVLIADGGHDRATLAEAAGLAAASRHPLARALVRAHEQSGRAVTVAGGVCEVAGRGLERVTAEGHVRLGSRAFCGLTAQTDAPAEPIGDARAELWLVRPGRAPVRFAFVDPLRADAAEVIAGLRQRGARVALLSGDRREAVAAMAERVGIADWAAALKPDEKVARLSAMASSGQRTLMVGDGLNDAPALAAAHASMSPSSAIDISQMAADLVFQGAKLAPVAHALAVARRARTLVKQNLVLSFVYNALAVPLAMAGYVTPLLAAVFMSTSSILVIINALRLNRVRELSGGR encoded by the coding sequence ATGGCGGTCAGTGCCGGGTGCGCAGCCGGCGCGGCTCCCGCCGGGGCGGGGGCCCACGTCGAAGAAACGCTGTGCCGGCACTGTGGTGCCGCCGTTTTGCCCGGCACGCCGTTTTGCTGTTCCGGATGCGAGGCGGCTTACGCCATCGTCCGCGGACTTGGCCTCGAGGCTTACTACCGCCGGCGGACGATCGATCCGACCCAACGCCCGCTGCGTCCCGAAATCGACGCTCCACCCGTGGTCTATGACGCCTTTGTCGACGAGACGGGCGCCGGGGTTGCGTCGATCACCCTGATCGTCGAAGGATTGCACTGCGCGGCGTGTGTGTGGCTGATTGAGAGCGTTCTGACCCGTCAGCCGGGGATCGTCGACGCGCGCATCAACATGACCACCCGACGGATGCGCGTCCGCTGGCGGGTGGGCGAAACCACTCCCGAGCAGTTTGTCGGCGCCGTCGAGCGTCTGGGCTACCGGCTCGTTCCCTGGGATCCCGCCTGCCTCGCGCAAAGCGGTGAGCGCGAGGAAAAGACCTTGCTGCGGGCGCTGGCCGTTGCCGGGTTCGCAACCGGTAACGTCATGCTGCTATCGGTATCGATCTGGGCGGGAGCGTCCGAGGGCATGGGACCGGCGACGCGCACGTTCCTGCACTGGATGTCGGCGCTCGTCGCCCTGCCGGCGATCGCCTACGCCGGGCGGCCGTTCTTCACGGCGGCCTGGGCTGCGCTCCGGGCGCGAGGCGTGACCATGGACGTGCCGATCTCGCTGGGCGTGCTCCTCGCCGCGGCGATGAGCCTGCACGAGACGGCGGTGGGTGCGGAGCACGCGTACTTCGACGCCGCCGTCAGCCTGCTCTTTTTCCTTTTGATCGGCCGTTACCTCGATCGCCGGGCCCGTGGCCGGGCCCGCTCCGCCGCGACACACCTTTTGTCGCTCGCGGCGAGCGCGGTGACGATCCTTGAGGAAGATGGCGCACGCCGCGTCCTGCCACCGGCGCGGGTGCGTCCCGGTATGCGGGTGCTGGTGGCGGCAGGCGAGCGGATCGCCGTCGACGGCCACGTTATCGCCGGCGAGAGCACGCTTGATACCAGCCTGATCGATGGCGAGAGCATGCCGAAACCCGTAGGTCCAGGCGCGCAGGTCTTCGCCGGTACGCTCAATCAGGCGGCGCCGCTGACCCTCGCCGTCGTCGCGGTGGGCGAGAGCACGCTGCTCTCCGCGATCGCCCGCGAGGTGGAGGTGGCCGAGCAGCAGCGGGGGCGATATATCGTTCTTGCCGATCGCATCGCCCGTCTTTATGCGCCGGTGGTGCATGCCGCCGCCGCGGCGACGTTTCTGCTGTGGTGGGGTGGCCTCGGCGCCGCATGGCAGGCGGCGCTGATGAACGCCATCGCCGTGCTGATCATCACCTGTCCCTGCGCGCTTGGTCTTGCCGTCCCGGCGGTTCAGGTGGTGGCGAGCGGGCGGCTGCTGCGCGCTGGCATTCTGCTGAAGTCACCCACGGCCCTCGAGCGGCTGGCCGAGGTCGATCAGGTCGTCTTCGACAAGACCGGAACGCTCACCGAAGGCCGGCCCGTTCTCATCGCCGACGGGGGGCATGACCGGGCAACGTTGGCCGAGGCCGCGGGGCTCGCCGCCGCCAGCCGCCATCCGCTCGCCCGCGCGCTGGTACGCGCGCACGAACAGTCCGGCCGCGCGGTTACGGTTGCGGGCGGCGTGTGCGAGGTTGCCGGCCGAGGCCTCGAGCGCGTTACCGCCGAGGGCCATGTGCGGCTCGGCAGCCGTGCCTTCTGCGGCCTTACGGCCCAAACCGACGCGCCAGCCGAGCCGATCGGCGATGCGCGGGCCGAACTATGGCTGGTACGGCCCGGGCGAGCACCTGTCCGCTTCGCCTTTGTCGATCCGCTGCGCGCCGACGCGGCAGAGGTGATCGCGGGTTTGCGCCAGCGCGGGGCGCGTGTGGCGCTTCTGTCGGGTGACCGACGCGAGGCGGTTGCCGCGATGGCGGAGCGCGTCGGCATCGCCGATTGGGCGGCGGCTCTCAAGCCGGACGAGAAAGTCGCACGCCTTTCAGCGATGGCATCGAGCGGTCAGCGGACGTTGATGGTCGGCGATGGGCTCAACGACGCGCCGGCCCTGGCCGCGGCGCACGCTTCGATGTCGCCGTCCTCGGCGATCGACATCAGCCAGATGGCGGCCGATCTCGTTTTTCAGGGCGCCAAGCTCGCGCCGGTGGCACACGCGCTCGCCGTCGCCCGCCGTGCCAGAACGCTGGTCAAACAGAATCTGGTGCTGTCGTTCGTTTATAATGCGTTGGCGGTGCCGCTGGCGATGGCGGGATATGTGACGCCCCTGTTGGCGGCGGTGTTCATGTCGACGTCCTCGATCCTGGTCATCATCAACGCGCTCAGGCTCAACCGCGTCCGTGAGTTGAGCGGCGGTCGGTAA
- the ccoS gene encoding cbb3-type cytochrome oxidase assembly protein CcoS yields the protein MDVLIWLIPMALALGGLGLAAFLWALKSGQFDDLDGAAHRILFDDEDMARDTPDEERSEPK from the coding sequence GTGGACGTTCTGATCTGGCTCATCCCCATGGCGCTTGCCCTCGGCGGCCTTGGTCTCGCGGCATTTTTGTGGGCGCTGAAGTCCGGACAGTTCGACGATCTCGACGGTGCCGCCCATCGCATCCTGTTCGACGACGAGGATATGGCGCGGGACACGCCGGACGAGGAGCGATCGGAGCCAAAGTGA
- a CDS encoding glucosidase has translation MIGKSLLNAERQRLENQRDGRENWRLWGPYLSERAWGTVREDYSADGSAWDAVPHDHARSRAFRWNEDGLAGISDENQVLCLALALWNGRDPFLKERAFGLTGSQGNRGEDVKEYYFYLDATPSHSWLRYLYKYPQAAFPYERLIEENRCRSRDEPPFDLLDSGVFDDGRYFDVEVIYAKATPSEIHLRVLAHNRGRELAALHLLPTLWFRNTWSWDQSAAPVLRAETAPLGAAWTVRAEHPTLGRYWLYGRQPATQLFTHNDTNTERLWGQANAGPYVKDAFHRRLVDGDVSAVNLQQQGSKFAAWHALEIGGGQTAHLDLVLSADALSTPFANTSTVFSRRSAEADAFYRELLPEASPDDHRVMRQALAGMVWCKQFFHYDVARWLDGDLLPPPDGRRHGRNRQWTHLRAADVISMPDSWEYPWFAAWDLAFHTGALALIDVDFAKDQIELVLRETYLHPNGQIPAYEWNFSDVNPPVHAMGALKVFRAERVQRGQADLGFLKRVFHKLLLNYAWWINRKDVDGQNIFEGGFLGLDNISVIDRSQPLPPGYSLKQADATGWMAMFALNMTVMALELATVDPNYEDIAIQTYEQFFAIASTIGGHTGTGVSLWDPEAGFFKDLVSTPDGRHHRIDVYSMVGLIPLFATEVIDRRLLAGVPRFRDQLRAHVAGVFHGHYVCACPEWENERGEHLLSIVDHQMLGPILSRLLDETQFLSPFGVRSVSRVHAEHRDLGQLPGIGAAMIEYVPGESNSSLFGGNSNWRGPIWLPVNYLLIQSIERFHRFLGDSYRFTVPCRNNAEMTLGEIANLIAERVVDLYRHAPGDGIPALQGRAPFKDDPNWADLLLFFEYFHADTGQGLGASHQTGWTGLLANLVMRRYRRDIPEFWSRHLARDQAAE, from the coding sequence ATGATCGGCAAGAGCTTGTTGAACGCCGAGCGGCAACGTCTTGAGAACCAGCGTGACGGTCGGGAGAATTGGCGTCTGTGGGGGCCTTACCTCTCGGAGCGTGCCTGGGGAACCGTCCGCGAAGACTATAGCGCCGACGGCAGTGCCTGGGACGCGGTACCGCACGATCACGCCCGTTCACGCGCGTTTCGCTGGAACGAGGACGGGCTTGCCGGCATCAGCGACGAAAACCAGGTCCTCTGCCTTGCCCTGGCGCTGTGGAACGGCCGCGATCCCTTCTTGAAAGAACGCGCCTTCGGCCTTACCGGCTCGCAAGGCAACCGCGGCGAGGACGTCAAGGAATACTACTTCTATCTCGATGCCACCCCGAGCCATAGCTGGCTGCGCTACCTCTATAAGTACCCACAGGCGGCGTTTCCCTATGAACGCCTGATCGAGGAGAACCGGTGCCGCTCACGCGACGAGCCGCCGTTCGACCTGCTCGATTCCGGCGTGTTCGACGACGGCCGCTACTTCGACGTCGAGGTGATCTACGCCAAGGCGACGCCGAGCGAAATTCACCTGCGTGTGCTTGCCCACAATCGTGGCCGCGAGCTGGCGGCGCTACACTTGCTACCCACCCTCTGGTTCCGCAACACCTGGTCGTGGGATCAGTCGGCAGCGCCGGTGTTACGTGCCGAGACCGCGCCCCTGGGCGCGGCCTGGACGGTGCGCGCGGAGCACCCGACGCTTGGACGCTACTGGCTCTACGGGCGACAGCCCGCCACCCAGTTGTTCACCCACAACGATACCAACACCGAGCGGCTGTGGGGACAGGCCAACGCCGGCCCATACGTCAAGGACGCGTTTCATCGCCGCCTCGTCGACGGTGATGTCAGTGCCGTCAACCTCCAGCAGCAGGGCAGCAAGTTCGCCGCCTGGCATGCGCTCGAGATCGGCGGCGGCCAGACGGCGCACCTTGATCTGGTGTTGTCCGCCGACGCGCTATCGACGCCGTTCGCCAACACCAGCACCGTGTTCTCCAGACGGAGCGCGGAAGCCGATGCGTTCTATCGCGAGTTGCTGCCCGAGGCTTCGCCGGATGATCACCGGGTGATGCGCCAGGCGCTGGCGGGCATGGTCTGGTGCAAGCAGTTCTTCCATTACGATGTCGCGCGCTGGCTCGATGGCGATCTGTTGCCGCCGCCGGACGGCCGCAGGCACGGCAGAAACCGCCAATGGACGCACCTGCGAGCGGCCGACGTCATCTCGATGCCGGATAGCTGGGAATATCCTTGGTTTGCCGCGTGGGACCTGGCGTTCCACACCGGCGCCCTCGCGCTCATCGACGTCGATTTCGCCAAGGATCAGATCGAGCTCGTCCTGCGAGAGACGTACCTGCATCCGAACGGCCAGATCCCCGCCTACGAATGGAACTTCTCCGACGTCAATCCGCCGGTGCACGCGATGGGAGCGCTTAAAGTCTTTCGCGCCGAACGGGTTCAGCGCGGGCAGGCCGATCTCGGTTTCCTCAAGCGTGTCTTCCACAAGCTGCTGCTCAATTACGCCTGGTGGATCAACCGCAAGGACGTGGACGGACAAAACATCTTCGAAGGCGGATTCCTCGGCCTCGACAACATCTCGGTGATCGACCGCTCACAGCCGCTGCCGCCGGGCTACAGCTTGAAGCAAGCGGACGCCACCGGCTGGATGGCAATGTTCGCGCTCAACATGACAGTGATGGCGCTGGAACTCGCGACGGTCGATCCGAACTACGAGGATATCGCCATCCAGACCTACGAGCAGTTCTTCGCCATCGCCAGCACCATCGGCGGGCATACCGGCACCGGCGTGTCCTTGTGGGACCCGGAGGCGGGTTTTTTCAAGGACCTGGTCTCCACACCCGACGGACGCCATCACCGCATCGACGTCTACTCGATGGTGGGCCTCATCCCGTTGTTCGCCACCGAGGTCATCGACCGGCGGCTTCTAGCCGGCGTTCCCCGCTTTCGCGACCAGTTACGCGCCCATGTGGCCGGCGTGTTCCACGGCCACTATGTCTGCGCCTGCCCGGAGTGGGAGAATGAACGCGGTGAGCACCTGCTCTCGATCGTCGATCACCAGATGCTGGGCCCGATCCTCTCCCGCCTGCTCGACGAAACCCAGTTTCTCTCGCCTTTCGGCGTGCGCAGCGTCAGCCGCGTGCACGCGGAGCACCGTGACCTCGGGCAATTGCCGGGGATCGGCGCAGCGATGATCGAATACGTGCCGGGCGAATCCAACTCGTCGCTTTTCGGTGGAAACTCGAACTGGCGCGGGCCGATCTGGCTGCCGGTCAACTACCTGCTGATCCAATCGATTGAACGGTTTCACCGCTTCCTCGGCGATTCCTACCGCTTCACCGTCCCTTGCCGAAACAACGCAGAAATGACCCTGGGCGAAATCGCCAATCTCATTGCCGAGCGTGTTGTCGATCTCTACCGCCACGCCCCCGGCGACGGCATTCCGGCGCTGCAAGGGCGGGCGCCGTTCAAGGACGATCCGAACTGGGCGGATCTGCTGCTGTTTTTCGAATATTTCCACGCCGATACCGGCCAGGGACTGGGCGCGTCGCACCAGACCGGCTGGACCGGGTTGCTCGCCAATCTGGTGATGCGCCGCTACCGCCGCGACATTCCCGAATTTTGGAGTCGCCATTTGGCGAGGGACCAGGCCGCTGAATAG
- a CDS encoding GMC family oxidoreductase yields the protein MGEQSGHDYDVIVIGSGAGGAAVAFKLARAGKRVLVLEKGQSLPRDGSTLDVKQVFREGRFKNMQMWVDGYNKQFVPGEFYNVGGKTKWYGAALLRFSPHEFEADAAHQCLGWPFGYEELEPWYDEAERLMSVNHFDNEPELQALIDRITNTDPAWRVEALPLGLKREILGDEQEAKHFDGYASACGYKSDAEWNLIDPVRDAPGFSLLAGKQVVSLQHAPHDPAIVTGVVCADGTAFAAKEVVLAAGAMSAPRILQDYLAETGLDAALPCAPLVGCNFKFHINSALLGFGAFRDHDVLRKTAIFFNEAFAHSTVQCLGWIDGEILATQLPAAVPKFVTKAVGERAIGFFVTTEDGSDRDNRILSGGAGGLPVMNYDLRRLKPADKEHRRLVRAFMVRLARAGLIGVDRYVGMAGTAHALGTLVTGSDPLASVVDANGRVHGMQGLWVGDGSVLPRASRVNPALTIYAWGLRLGARLAQLT from the coding sequence ATGGGCGAGCAATCCGGACACGACTACGACGTGATCGTCATCGGATCGGGGGCAGGGGGCGCCGCGGTCGCATTCAAGCTGGCGCGTGCAGGCAAGCGCGTCCTCGTGCTGGAGAAAGGGCAGTCGCTGCCGCGCGACGGCTCCACCCTCGACGTCAAGCAGGTTTTCCGCGAGGGTCGATTCAAGAACATGCAAATGTGGGTCGACGGCTATAACAAGCAGTTCGTGCCGGGCGAGTTCTATAACGTCGGCGGCAAGACCAAGTGGTATGGCGCGGCGCTGCTGCGTTTTTCTCCGCATGAGTTCGAGGCGGACGCAGCGCACCAGTGCCTCGGCTGGCCGTTCGGCTACGAGGAGCTCGAGCCGTGGTACGACGAGGCGGAACGGTTGATGTCGGTCAACCACTTCGACAACGAGCCGGAGCTGCAGGCGCTGATCGACCGCATCACCAATACCGATCCCGCGTGGCGGGTAGAGGCGTTGCCACTGGGCCTAAAGCGCGAGATTCTCGGCGACGAGCAGGAGGCTAAACACTTCGACGGCTACGCGTCCGCCTGCGGTTATAAGTCGGACGCGGAATGGAACCTGATCGATCCCGTTCGCGACGCCCCTGGCTTTTCACTGCTCGCCGGCAAGCAGGTGGTCTCGCTGCAGCACGCACCGCACGATCCGGCGATCGTCACCGGCGTCGTCTGCGCCGACGGGACGGCTTTCGCCGCAAAGGAGGTCGTGCTCGCGGCGGGGGCGATGTCGGCACCCCGCATTTTGCAAGACTACCTCGCCGAGACCGGGCTCGACGCGGCGCTGCCGTGCGCGCCGCTCGTCGGCTGCAATTTCAAGTTTCATATCAACAGCGCGCTGCTGGGATTCGGCGCATTTCGCGACCACGACGTGCTGCGGAAGACGGCGATTTTCTTCAACGAGGCGTTCGCCCATTCGACCGTCCAGTGCCTCGGCTGGATCGACGGCGAGATTCTCGCAACGCAGCTCCCGGCGGCGGTGCCGAAGTTCGTCACTAAGGCCGTCGGCGAGCGGGCCATCGGCTTTTTCGTCACCACCGAGGATGGATCGGATCGCGATAACCGCATTCTTTCCGGCGGTGCCGGCGGCTTGCCGGTGATGAACTATGACCTCAGACGGCTGAAACCCGCGGACAAGGAGCACCGCCGCTTGGTTCGCGCCTTCATGGTTCGGCTTGCGCGCGCGGGTCTGATTGGCGTCGACCGTTATGTCGGCATGGCCGGAACGGCGCACGCCCTCGGAACCCTGGTAACCGGCAGCGATCCACTGGCGAGCGTCGTCGATGCCAACGGGCGGGTTCACGGCATGCAGGGACTGTGGGTCGGTGATGGCAGCGTACTGCCGCGCGCGTCGCGGGTTAACCCGGCGTTGACGATCTACGCCTGGGGACTGCGCCTTGGCGCTCGCCTGGCGCAGTTGACCTGA